From Providencia sp. R33, a single genomic window includes:
- a CDS encoding DMSO/selenate family reductase complex A subunit produces MDKALSDGLLQSEISRRKLMQTSTVGGLALASGALSLPFSNVANATEAMPTPEEKIVWSACTVNCGSRCPLRMHVVDGEIKYVETDNTGDDVYGDKHQVKACLRGRSMRRRVYNPDRLKYPMLRVGARGEGKFKQISWEEAYDLISGNLKRIIKDYGNEAVYLNYGTGTLGGTVARSWPPANSPIARLMNCTGGYLNHYGTYSTAQISCAMPYTYGSGAGNSVSDIENSKLVVLFGNNPAETRMSGGGITYQLEQARERSNARMIVIDPRYTDTAAGREDEWIPIRPGTDAALVAGLAHVLITEDLVDQPFLDKYCVGYDEKTLPANAPKNSHYKAYILGQGDDGIEKTPQWAAKITGIPADKIIKLAREIGSAKPAYISQGWGPQRHSNGEQTARAIAMLPILTGNVGISGGNTGAREGNYDIPFERMPTLENPVKTSISVFLWTDAIERGPEMTATHDGVRGKDKLDVPIKFIWNYASNSLINQHSDINKTHDILQDDKKCEMIVVIDNHMTASAKYADILLPDCTASEQMDFCLDGAASNMGYVIFASQAIEPRFESKTVYEMCTEIARRMGVEDKFTEGRTQEEWLRHLYEISREKLPELPDFETFQQQGIYKKMNPQGHVVAHKAFREDPIANPLNTPSGKIEIYSDRLADIAKTWTLEEGDLISAIPMYSPGFESHEDKLTEQYPLQLSGFHYKSRVHSTYGNVDVIKAACLQEMWINPIDAARRNIKNGDMVRIFNDRGEVHINAKVTPRIIPGVVAMGEGAWYAPDENKIDHGGSLNVLTTQRPSPLAKGNPQHSNLVEVARV; encoded by the coding sequence ATGGATAAAGCATTATCTGATGGGTTACTCCAATCGGAGATCAGCCGTCGAAAACTAATGCAAACCAGCACTGTGGGCGGGCTTGCGCTTGCTAGCGGTGCATTAAGTTTACCTTTTAGCAATGTCGCCAATGCTACTGAAGCGATGCCAACCCCTGAAGAAAAAATTGTCTGGAGTGCGTGTACCGTTAACTGTGGAAGCCGTTGTCCGCTGCGTATGCACGTGGTGGATGGTGAAATCAAATACGTTGAAACCGATAATACAGGGGATGACGTGTATGGTGATAAGCACCAAGTTAAAGCTTGTCTGCGTGGTCGTTCCATGCGTCGCCGTGTGTATAATCCTGACCGATTGAAATACCCAATGCTGCGTGTTGGTGCGCGTGGTGAGGGAAAATTTAAGCAAATTAGTTGGGAAGAAGCATACGACCTCATTAGCGGCAATCTCAAACGTATTATTAAAGATTACGGCAATGAAGCCGTCTATTTAAACTACGGGACAGGTACCTTGGGCGGTACTGTTGCGCGTTCATGGCCGCCTGCTAACTCGCCAATTGCGCGTTTAATGAACTGCACCGGTGGTTATTTAAACCATTATGGTACATACAGCACAGCACAAATTAGCTGCGCAATGCCGTATACCTACGGCAGTGGCGCGGGTAACAGCGTTTCTGATATCGAAAATTCTAAATTGGTGGTGTTGTTCGGAAATAACCCAGCTGAAACACGGATGAGCGGCGGGGGGATCACTTACCAATTAGAGCAGGCACGTGAGCGTTCCAATGCACGAATGATTGTTATCGACCCTCGTTATACTGACACCGCCGCAGGGCGTGAAGATGAGTGGATCCCAATTCGTCCGGGTACTGATGCCGCATTAGTGGCGGGGCTTGCCCATGTATTGATCACGGAAGATTTGGTTGATCAGCCATTCTTAGACAAATATTGCGTTGGATATGACGAAAAAACGCTCCCTGCGAATGCACCAAAAAATAGCCATTACAAAGCCTATATTTTAGGGCAAGGGGATGATGGCATTGAAAAAACGCCTCAATGGGCAGCAAAAATTACCGGTATCCCTGCCGATAAAATTATCAAACTAGCGCGAGAAATCGGTAGTGCGAAGCCTGCTTATATCAGCCAAGGCTGGGGGCCGCAGCGCCATTCAAACGGTGAGCAAACTGCTCGTGCGATTGCCATGTTACCGATTTTAACGGGGAACGTGGGAATTAGCGGAGGGAATACAGGGGCGCGTGAAGGTAATTACGATATCCCCTTTGAGCGGATGCCAACCCTTGAGAACCCTGTTAAAACCAGTATTTCGGTGTTTTTATGGACGGACGCCATTGAACGTGGCCCTGAAATGACGGCAACCCATGATGGTGTTCGTGGTAAAGATAAACTGGACGTGCCAATTAAATTTATTTGGAACTACGCCAGTAACAGCTTGATTAACCAGCATTCTGATATCAATAAGACCCATGACATTCTTCAGGATGATAAAAAATGCGAAATGATTGTGGTGATTGATAACCACATGACTGCATCGGCAAAATATGCGGATATTCTTCTGCCAGATTGCACCGCATCGGAACAAATGGATTTTTGTCTTGATGGTGCCGCCAGTAACATGGGCTACGTGATTTTTGCCAGCCAAGCCATTGAACCACGTTTTGAAAGCAAAACTGTGTATGAGATGTGTACAGAAATCGCCCGTCGTATGGGGGTTGAAGATAAGTTCACCGAAGGGCGTACACAAGAAGAATGGTTGCGCCATCTGTATGAAATTTCAAGAGAAAAACTGCCTGAGTTACCAGATTTTGAAACTTTCCAGCAGCAAGGGATCTACAAAAAAATGAACCCGCAAGGGCATGTCGTGGCACACAAAGCGTTCCGCGAAGACCCAATAGCGAACCCACTAAATACCCCATCGGGTAAAATTGAGATTTACTCTGACCGCTTAGCGGATATCGCGAAAACGTGGACCCTTGAAGAAGGTGACTTAATTTCGGCTATCCCGATGTATTCCCCGGGCTTTGAAAGCCATGAGGACAAACTGACCGAGCAATACCCGCTGCAATTGAGCGGCTTCCATTATAAATCCCGTGTTCACTCTACGTATGGCAACGTCGACGTGATTAAAGCCGCGTGTTTACAAGAAATGTGGATCAACCCGATTGATGCTGCGCGTCGCAATATCAAAAATGGCGATATGGTGCGTATTTTCAATGATCGTGGTGAAGTGCACATCAATGCCAAAGTGACACCGCGGATCATCCCAGGTGTTGTCGCAATGGGGGAAGGGGCGTGGTATGCGCCAGATGAAAACAAGATAGACCATGGGGGAAGCCTTAACGTTCTGACCACGCAGCGCCCGTCGCCGCTGGCAAAAGGCAACCCGCAGCACAGTAATCTTGTTGAAGTAGCTCGGGTATAG
- a CDS encoding EAL domain-containing protein yields MPKEKAWYLTIIDIEVSVKSPIYSGLKGSSSDVIGYVTFYTNTMHAYEVFWFRFISLLLSYTILSAIILCFLAWQLNKRLVYPLKSIIYQLKSVPQNGEQFHQLKLSSEEDNDELGMLVRSYNDNQLALQRAKKSISQLSTHDPISLLPNMTLFHPVFEQHLLSSFGAFSSLIIISVDTLQETIGVLNAEQQKTLIRKLVARMKSVIDQTDLLGQLAPDRFIILLREVDTPYQVMNTAQNLMSEVTEIVSVDDMTLRSSARIGVSYQKSLSETISSAAKLAESMIAQATSALNTAMREGKNQIVFFQPSLTDKAKERLVQEAEIVKALEEGEFSLYLQPQVDLNTNQLSGAEALVRWTTLGGNVNSPADFIPLAEEMGGIVPLGEWVLTESFKVLSNWRILGINIPISLNISGVQLSHENFAASIKDKLAQFDVPADKLHIEITETASISNLARAAEQLKELRSLGIKVALDDFGIGYAGLNYLNQLPVDIIKIDRSFIQQIPDENSLIKVISLIGSALSIDIIAEGVDSQAKCDWLLANGIHYIQGYWFSPALPVGEFNRKYQYK; encoded by the coding sequence TTGCCGAAGGAAAAAGCATGGTACCTTACAATTATTGATATTGAGGTCTCAGTAAAATCCCCTATTTATTCTGGCTTGAAAGGCTCGTCGAGTGATGTTATCGGCTACGTCACCTTTTATACTAATACGATGCATGCCTATGAAGTATTTTGGTTTCGTTTTATTTCGCTGCTTTTAAGCTATACCATTCTATCCGCGATCATATTGTGTTTTTTAGCTTGGCAATTAAATAAAAGATTGGTTTACCCATTAAAGTCTATCATCTACCAATTAAAAAGCGTTCCTCAAAACGGTGAACAATTTCATCAGCTCAAGCTAAGTTCAGAAGAAGATAATGATGAACTTGGAATGTTAGTACGTAGCTATAACGATAATCAATTAGCACTGCAAAGAGCCAAAAAATCAATTAGTCAATTGTCAACGCATGATCCGATTTCATTGTTGCCAAATATGACGCTATTTCACCCCGTTTTTGAACAGCACTTGCTCTCTTCTTTTGGGGCATTTAGCAGTTTGATTATTATATCAGTAGATACGTTACAGGAAACAATAGGTGTCCTTAATGCGGAGCAGCAAAAAACCTTGATCCGTAAGCTCGTCGCTCGTATGAAAAGCGTTATTGACCAGACGGATTTGTTGGGTCAGCTTGCACCCGATCGGTTTATTATCTTGCTAAGGGAAGTTGATACCCCTTATCAAGTGATGAATACAGCTCAAAACTTGATGTCTGAAGTGACTGAAATTGTCTCTGTCGATGATATGACACTACGCTCTAGTGCCCGCATTGGCGTTTCCTATCAAAAAAGTTTGTCTGAAACAATTTCGAGTGCGGCTAAATTAGCGGAAAGTATGATTGCTCAGGCTACATCGGCATTGAATACGGCGATGCGTGAGGGGAAAAATCAGATAGTCTTCTTCCAACCAAGTTTAACGGATAAAGCGAAAGAACGATTAGTGCAAGAAGCTGAAATTGTTAAAGCACTTGAGGAGGGCGAATTTTCATTATACTTACAGCCGCAGGTGGATTTAAATACGAATCAGCTCAGTGGCGCTGAAGCGTTAGTCAGATGGACTACACTCGGTGGAAATGTGAACTCACCGGCAGACTTTATCCCATTAGCGGAAGAAATGGGGGGAATTGTGCCTTTGGGTGAATGGGTATTGACTGAATCATTTAAAGTTTTATCAAACTGGCGAATACTCGGAATTAACATTCCAATCTCTTTGAATATTTCAGGGGTGCAGCTTTCTCACGAAAATTTTGCTGCGTCGATAAAGGATAAGCTAGCTCAATTTGATGTACCTGCAGATAAATTGCATATTGAGATCACAGAAACTGCAAGTATTTCAAACCTTGCACGAGCGGCAGAACAACTGAAAGAGCTTCGTTCCTTAGGTATTAAAGTTGCATTAGATGACTTTGGTATTGGTTACGCGGGACTGAATTACTTGAATCAGCTACCTGTTGATATTATTAAAATTGATCGCAGTTTTATTCAGCAAATCCCAGATGAAAACTCACTTATTAAAGTTATTAGCTTAATCGGAAGCGCATTATCTATCGACATTATCGCCGAAGGTGTTGATTCACAAGCTAAATGTGACTGGTTATTAGCGAATGGTATTCATTATATTCAAGGTTATTGGTTCTCGCCTGCTTTACCTGTTGGTGAATTTAACCGTAAATATCAATATAAATGA
- the bcsC gene encoding cellulose synthase complex outer membrane protein BcsC yields the protein MNKFATKLSILTVSVLLSSSLYASNSAQQNVLLQQIRNAEVAYRDDIVKDALFRLELIDANNPDYLFAKIRYAIRQGDAAQIEETSALLQKIAPNSQAYKEAKISQYLSTIEGSNLLQEARTAVKNDNDKLAVEIYDRLFNGVYPTIELEIEYLNAYFYLPNKKQETLSKLKMLYKDNPDNAHIIEALAKRYFYFGQRAEGFNLLATLSHKGTENEAIGANAWVKEVQSWPVSTDSLSYLERAQTVFPNAKSQQSQIATLLAEQRNQMKDPSFFSRAEAMRSLKSKENKIQRRALPLLLTALKNNPNDAQILGEIGLQYSENGQRQSAINYLSRALKTNPQHEDSEDWKRSLDNNRYWLQISLGDKDKEKNALESAKRAYQAALSLNPKGTQALIGLGDVAVLEKNNEKAEKYYLSALNQEKNNLNAMEGLTLYYLQQSPEKAFQYLESLSASQKKTLHSQGRYLYSKTLDALATEAEQQQNTLRLIDVRQKIASYDPNNKWNIYHLAKGYHAQNNDLLAEKTIQLLNAPALRGADSHYIQALYYSSIGHAKKALALLDELPQNQWNKETVALYQQLKFTDAYNNAIALKHAGKEREATLQLENLPDTEQTKLPKRLLLSDWHLDAHQYALALEGYQQVLLQDPENKLALIGELHSLQGLNQTQALSEKLQRFNDLRQLNTYSVYSQRNIANIFAQLGENAQAERILQSLVESQSPLSDEERALMLRDLARIQQQQGHIRFALDNYAKGMVSAGITDELPKNREQLTWLTKHNAEDGWLKSSLRSDVAKLAKQDDIRVTLAYDYWGSNGKSGYSKLRAQTTMLQADMPAYDGGLFFRLDNVNLNAGKLKGSDTEKFGVCDDFECDSFKKQQYNGNSLALGWKNDRFNWDIGTTPLGFEVTDWVGGFEYNNQLGDINWALNAHRRPLTNSLLSFGGQKDPLSRIIWGGVRKTGVSLSGSYDLGGNDGYWADITADQLTGKNVPDNQSVRWMGGYYYKVINEADRRVSVGLNNMLWHYQKDLSDYTLGQGGYYSPQQYISFGLPVTYRQRTENWSWEVSGSVSWSYSHTKNSRKYPISRFFDSNDAIEDKEYFRQADNKGSYSHGVGYTTNLLIERKITPHWFVGASVDIQQAKDYTPSHALIYLRYSFDGWSGDLDMPPQPLIPYADFK from the coding sequence ATGAACAAGTTTGCCACTAAACTCAGCATTTTGACTGTCAGCGTACTGCTAAGTTCATCCTTATATGCTAGTAATTCCGCACAGCAAAATGTTTTATTACAACAAATTAGAAATGCGGAAGTCGCCTATCGGGATGATATTGTTAAGGATGCATTATTTAGGTTAGAACTTATTGATGCAAATAATCCAGACTACCTTTTTGCGAAAATTCGTTATGCCATTCGCCAGGGTGATGCGGCTCAGATTGAGGAAACCTCCGCATTATTGCAAAAAATTGCGCCGAATTCTCAAGCGTATAAAGAAGCGAAAATAAGCCAGTATTTATCCACAATAGAAGGCAGTAATTTATTACAAGAAGCGCGGACTGCCGTTAAAAATGACAATGATAAACTTGCTGTTGAGATTTATGATCGCCTCTTTAACGGTGTTTATCCAACGATTGAGCTGGAAATTGAATATCTCAACGCTTATTTTTATTTGCCTAATAAAAAACAAGAAACACTGAGCAAATTAAAAATGCTTTACAAAGATAACCCAGATAATGCACATATTATTGAAGCATTAGCTAAACGTTATTTTTATTTTGGTCAGCGAGCAGAAGGTTTTAATCTTTTGGCCACATTGAGTCATAAAGGGACTGAAAATGAAGCTATTGGTGCGAATGCTTGGGTTAAGGAAGTTCAAAGCTGGCCTGTTTCGACTGACAGCCTCTCGTATTTAGAGCGGGCGCAAACGGTATTCCCAAATGCGAAGTCACAGCAATCTCAAATTGCGACTCTACTTGCAGAGCAGCGTAATCAGATGAAGGATCCAAGCTTCTTCTCACGAGCAGAAGCTATGAGATCGTTAAAATCTAAAGAAAATAAAATACAAAGACGTGCATTGCCTTTGCTTCTTACAGCATTAAAAAATAATCCTAATGATGCCCAAATATTGGGTGAAATAGGTTTACAGTATTCAGAAAATGGGCAAAGACAATCTGCAATCAATTACCTTTCAAGAGCATTAAAAACGAACCCACAACATGAAGATAGCGAAGATTGGAAACGCAGTTTAGATAATAATCGCTATTGGCTACAGATAAGCCTCGGTGATAAAGACAAAGAGAAAAACGCACTTGAGAGTGCAAAGCGTGCGTATCAAGCAGCACTAAGTCTTAATCCGAAGGGGACTCAAGCGCTCATTGGACTTGGTGATGTTGCTGTATTAGAGAAAAATAATGAGAAAGCAGAGAAATATTATTTATCTGCGCTTAATCAAGAAAAAAATAACCTTAATGCAATGGAAGGGCTTACGCTTTATTATTTGCAGCAATCTCCCGAGAAAGCTTTTCAATATTTAGAGAGCTTATCGGCCTCACAGAAAAAAACGCTTCATAGTCAAGGCCGCTATTTATACAGTAAAACATTGGATGCGTTGGCAACAGAGGCGGAGCAGCAGCAAAATACTCTTCGTTTAATAGATGTTAGGCAAAAAATTGCCAGTTATGATCCAAACAATAAATGGAATATTTATCATTTAGCGAAAGGTTATCACGCACAGAATAATGACCTGCTTGCAGAAAAAACGATCCAATTACTCAATGCTCCTGCCTTGCGTGGAGCTGATTCTCATTATATTCAAGCCTTGTACTATAGCTCGATTGGTCACGCGAAAAAAGCATTGGCTCTGCTTGATGAATTACCCCAAAATCAATGGAATAAAGAGACTGTTGCGCTTTACCAACAATTAAAATTCACGGATGCGTACAATAATGCAATCGCATTGAAGCATGCAGGAAAAGAAAGAGAAGCCACCCTTCAGCTTGAAAATCTTCCAGATACTGAGCAAACGAAGCTCCCTAAGCGTCTACTGCTATCCGATTGGCACTTAGACGCGCATCAATATGCTTTAGCGCTTGAGGGCTATCAGCAAGTTTTATTGCAAGATCCTGAGAATAAGCTGGCGCTGATCGGTGAATTACATTCTTTACAGGGCTTGAATCAAACACAAGCACTGAGTGAGAAACTCCAGCGTTTTAACGATTTACGTCAACTGAATACATACTCCGTATACAGCCAGCGTAATATTGCGAATATATTTGCGCAATTGGGGGAAAATGCACAGGCGGAACGTATCCTGCAATCATTAGTTGAATCTCAGTCGCCATTGAGCGATGAAGAACGTGCTTTGATGTTGCGTGATTTAGCGAGAATTCAGCAACAGCAAGGACATATTCGATTTGCGCTCGATAATTATGCGAAAGGAATGGTCAGCGCTGGAATAACAGATGAATTACCGAAAAATAGAGAGCAGCTCACTTGGTTAACCAAGCACAATGCAGAAGATGGTTGGTTAAAAAGTAGTCTTCGCTCGGATGTTGCAAAGCTGGCAAAGCAAGATGATATTAGAGTAACCCTAGCATACGATTATTGGGGTTCTAACGGAAAAAGTGGCTATTCTAAACTGCGTGCACAGACAACGATGCTACAAGCGGATATGCCTGCTTATGACGGTGGGCTATTTTTTCGCCTTGATAATGTCAATCTTAATGCAGGAAAACTGAAAGGTTCAGACACAGAGAAATTTGGTGTTTGTGATGACTTTGAGTGTGACTCTTTTAAAAAGCAGCAATATAACGGTAATAGCCTCGCTTTAGGTTGGAAAAATGACCGATTTAATTGGGATATAGGTACCACTCCACTGGGTTTTGAGGTAACAGATTGGGTTGGTGGCTTCGAATATAACAATCAATTAGGGGATATTAATTGGGCATTAAATGCACATAGGCGTCCGTTAACTAACTCATTGTTGTCATTTGGTGGGCAAAAAGATCCATTATCCCGAATTATTTGGGGCGGGGTTCGTAAAACAGGTGTGAGCCTAAGCGGCAGTTATGATTTAGGTGGAAATGATGGATATTGGGCGGATATAACAGCAGATCAATTGACAGGAAAAAATGTCCCTGATAACCAAAGTGTAAGATGGATGGGGGGATATTATTATAAAGTTATTAATGAGGCAGACCGCCGAGTCTCTGTTGGACTCAACAATATGCTTTGGCACTACCAAAAAGATTTAAGCGATTACACTTTAGGCCAAGGTGGATACTATAGCCCACAACAATATATTTCATTTGGACTTCCGGTGACCTATCGTCAAAGAACAGAGAATTGGTCTTGGGAAGTTTCTGGCTCTGTATCGTGGTCTTACTCTCATACAAAAAATAGTCGAAAGTATCCGATTTCTCGTTTTTTTGATTCAAATGATGCTATTGAAGATAAAGAATATTTTAGACAAGCCGATAATAAAGGAAGCTATAGTCATGGTGTTGGATACACGACGAATTTATTAATTGAGCGAAAAATAACGCCGCACTGGTTTGTTGGGGCATCTGTTGATATTCAACAAGCAAAAGATTATACCCCAAGCCATGCATTAATTTATCTACGTTATTCCTTCGATGGTTGGTCTGGCGATTTAGACATGCCTCCACAGCCATTAATACCTTATGCTGATTTCAAATAG
- the bcsZ gene encoding cellulose synthase complex periplasmic endoglucanase BcsZ: MKSVRLCLQILCLIAGIVFPAQAMTEWTEWAQFKASYIRDSGRVVDPSTSNKITTSEGQSYALFFALVANDKETFSQLIEWTENNLAEGDLTRHLPAWLWGHREDNSWGVIDSNSASDSDTWIAYSLLEAGRLWNIREYESKGYFLLKRIAQEETADIPELGLMLLPGRVGFVHGNQWKLNPSYQPLQLMKRFAQNSSSWQEIEKNSLQLLVDSSLKGFVPDWIRWQSPNGWLQIDGVAGMGGYDAIRSYLWAAMLPETDPNRKKLLAQWQPILDVVISLGYPPERININTGKTEGYGNAAIAYALLPMALDNEAARTILEKKIADSPLNDDAYYSYVLMLFSKGWVDKRFYFDSQGQLHPNWK; encoded by the coding sequence TTTAAAGCCAGTTATATTCGCGATAGTGGGCGTGTCGTTGATCCCAGCACCAGTAATAAAATAACTACCTCGGAAGGGCAGAGTTATGCCCTCTTTTTCGCATTGGTTGCTAATGATAAGGAAACATTTTCACAACTCATTGAATGGACGGAAAATAACCTTGCTGAAGGTGATTTAACACGGCATTTGCCTGCTTGGCTTTGGGGCCATCGAGAAGATAATTCGTGGGGAGTTATCGATAGTAACTCCGCATCTGACTCGGATACATGGATTGCTTATTCGTTACTTGAAGCAGGCCGTTTGTGGAATATTCGCGAGTATGAGTCGAAAGGCTATTTCCTTTTAAAAAGGATTGCCCAAGAAGAAACGGCAGATATTCCTGAACTCGGTTTGATGTTACTCCCTGGTAGAGTGGGTTTTGTGCATGGTAATCAATGGAAATTAAATCCGAGTTACCAACCATTGCAATTAATGAAGCGTTTTGCTCAAAACTCATCATCTTGGCAAGAAATTGAGAAAAATAGCCTTCAATTATTAGTCGATTCCTCCTTGAAAGGCTTTGTTCCCGATTGGATTAGGTGGCAATCCCCAAATGGTTGGCTGCAAATCGATGGCGTTGCTGGGATGGGAGGATATGATGCGATCCGTTCTTACTTATGGGCTGCCATGCTACCGGAAACAGATCCGAACAGAAAAAAATTACTGGCTCAGTGGCAACCGATTTTAGATGTCGTTATTTCATTAGGCTATCCACCAGAAAGAATTAATATTAATACAGGTAAAACAGAGGGATATGGTAATGCTGCCATTGCTTATGCCTTGTTACCTATGGCATTAGATAATGAAGCCGCAAGAACGATCTTAGAAAAAAAGATCGCGGATTCCCCCCTTAATGATGATGCTTATTATAGCTATGTATTAATGCTGTTTTCTAAAGGCTGGGTAGACAAACGTTTTTATTTTGACTCACAAGGTCAATTACACCCAAATTGGAAATAA